Within Bdellovibrio bacteriovorus HD100, the genomic segment GAGCCTCAAGGGCTCCTTTTTTATTTCTACTTTTGCTCTAAATTCTATCCCGCAACGTTCGCCATTTCGAACATTGGGACCATGACGGCCATAACGATCATGCCGATCGCGGCACCCATGATAACGATGACGATCGGACCCATGATGCTGGTCAGGCCTTCCAATTTGGTTTTTACCTGGAAGTCATAGGCATCCGAAACCTGGCTTAGCATGTTTTCCAGCTCGCCGGTTTTTTCGCCGATGTTCACCATGTGGATCACGATAGGGGGGAACTGGCCGGATTTTTTCAATGGACCGGCAATAGATTCACCCTCAGAGATATTGCTACGGGCTTCATCAATCGCTTTGGCCAGAACGTGGTTGTCGACAACGTTTCTGACGATATCCATCGCCGCCAGCATCGGAACACCACCATTTAGAAGTGTCGCCAGGGTGCGGGTGAAGCGGGAAACCGCAACCATGCGAACCGTCGGGCCAATCAGCGGCAATTTCAAAGAAATCGCATCCCATTGGTTTTTGCCGGCCGGGGTGTTTCTCCAGTTGCGGAAGAGCAGATACACGATCAGCATGCTTCCCAAAATCAGATACCAATAGTTCACCGCAAACTGGGACGCATCAATCAAAGCCACTGTGTACCACGGAAGCTGCAACTGCGGAGCGGACTCAAACACGGTCACCATTTTTGGAATCAGGAAGATGAACAAGAAGCCC encodes:
- the gspF gene encoding type II secretion system inner membrane protein GspF, which gives rise to MPIFEYKGLSKDGRNVKGTIDAENQRAARTKLKKDNIFVIDIKDKKKIDPKKKSGPRATKNVGVKDLSLMTRQLATLIKANIPLVDALTAVSEQVENPTLAEALADCKNMVNEGSTLHKAMLKYPNVFTTIYVSMVEAGEMSGSLDVILMRLAEFTEAQADLRAKVSSAMTYPVIMLVVTFGLMGFLFIFLIPKMVTVFESAPQLQLPWYTVALIDASQFAVNYWYLILGSMLIVYLLFRNWRNTPAGKNQWDAISLKLPLIGPTVRMVAVSRFTRTLATLLNGGVPMLAAMDIVRNVVDNHVLAKAIDEARSNISEGESIAGPLKKSGQFPPIVIHMVNIGEKTGELENMLSQVSDAYDFQVKTKLEGLTSIMGPIVIVIMGAAIGMIVMAVMVPMFEMANVAG